Genomic segment of Myxococcus stipitatus:
TCGCTCGCCCACGGTGCTGGGCAGTCGGGACACGCCGCCGTTCTTCACGCCGGCCAGCCAGCACGACCTGGCGGAGACGGCGAGCTTCGTGGGCGGACGCAATCGCTTCCACAACCCGAACCCGTCGCCCTCCGAAATCGAGGCGCTTTCCCTCTACACGTCGCTGCTCGTCACGCCTCCCAATCCCTACCGTCGCCCCGACGGCGCGCCGCAGGAGCCGGTGACCCTTCCGGATGGGCGCGTGGGCTCGCCCTCGCGGGGGCGTGTGTTGTTCGAGGGGCGCGGCGGCTGTCTGTCCTGTCACCCCGCGCCGCTCTACACGCTGGACCAGGATGCCTCGACGCGAGGGCAGTACCTCGACGTGGGGACGCCGGTGGCGCTGCCCCTGCGGCAGGAGCTGCAGGACCTGGTGGTGGGCGCGGCGCCACCCTCCCTGGTGGGGACGTGGGACATGTGGCCGCTGCTCACGAGCGCCACCGCGGGCTACGGCGTGAGGGAGGGGCGGCTCGTGGTGGAGACGCGCTTCCCGCTGCGGTCCGTGCTGGAGACTTCCGGGCCCGCGCATGGTGATGCACGGGCCTTCCATTCTCAGGAGCGTGACGATGTGCTCGCCTTCCTCCTCACATTGTGAGCCCGCATCACAACACAGTGATTCACGTTTCCATGGCGAGGCGAAATTGCGGCCAACGGTGTGTGCGGGACTCCGAAGAATGCGTCTCACGCGTGGCAGTCACTTGCGTTGCCGTGGGTGGCTGCGGTCTACAATCCAGAGGATGGCCCCCCTTCCGCGCATCGCGTGGCCGTTGCTGCTTCCGATTCTTCTCCTGTCCTGCTCCGACGCGGGGCTCTATTCCATTGATGGTCGGGGCGCCAACCGGGGGGACCGCGCCAACTTCTCCGGCACCGTCTGTGTTCCGAGCGCGGGCGGCGAGGCGTTTCCCACCAAGGTCCTCTTCTCGCTGCAGGGCGGCCAGGGCGTGGAGCCCGAAATCGTGGGCTACGCCACGGATGGCCTCGCCACGCTCACCAGCCGGTTCTCCGGCCCGTTCGTGAAGTTCGGTCTGGTCGCCTACCACACGGTGGCCACCGGCATCGTCGGTGGCTTCTCCGACGCGGAGACCCTCCAGGCCGCGCTGCCGCGCTACGCGACGTATCAAGAGACAGGGCCCGTCAGCATCCGCGCGGCGCTGCAGCAGGCGAAGACGGTGCTGTCGGGCGACATGCAGACGTCGTGTCGCGGCGAGGTCGCACGCACGCGATACATGGTCGTCGTGGTCATCCGCAGCCAGGACACGAGCTGCGCCAACCCCGCCTTCAACATCGGCCTGGACCGGGCCTGCAACGCGCTGCAGGACAAGACCGCTTGCAGCAGGTGCGAGCTCACCGCCGTCACCGGTGGGGTCAAGGCGCTGGCGCAGCAGTTCGGCGCGGGCGAGGTGGTGGTGCAGCCCATCTATGTCCGGGGGGAGGTGTCGGACCCGGTGACCCGCGACCACGCCGCCGCCATCGCCCACGCGGGCGGCACCGAGCTCCTGGAGACCGACGGACAGGGCCTGGCCATCACCCTCACCAGCTTGAAGTACGCGGCGCGCACGAACACCCTCAAGCTCAAGCGCTTCCTCGCCTTCAATCGCAACGTGGTGGTGCGCGCCGGACAGGTGCTCGTCGACAGCGACGGTGACGGCCTGCCGGACGTGGACGAGGACGTGAAGGGCACCGACCCTCGCGTGCTCGACTCGGACCAGGATGGGCTCATGGATGGGGTGGAGGTCCGCGTCGGCCTGGACCCGCTGATTCCCAATGAAATCACTGGCTGCAACGTCTCGCTCGACGAGGATGGAGACCGCCTCAACACGTGCGAGGAGCGCGTGCTGGGCACCAATCCCTGCATCGGCGATACCGACGGCGACAGCCTTCCGGACCTGGTGGAGGCGCTGTCCCAGACGAACCCGCAGGTGCCGGAGGACCTGCTCGACTCGGACCGGGATGGCCTCTCCAACATCGCGGAGGTGGAGGCCCACGGCGACCCGCTGAGCGCGGACCTCGACTTCCATCGCGAGCGCGCCTACGGCTATGACCTGGTGGAGACGACCGCTGCGGCGGATGGCCGCAGCTGCTACACGACGCGCGTGGAGAACGTCTCGCTGGGCGCGACGCGCGAGCGTCCCCATCCGCTCATCCCGGGCGAGGTCATCCGCGCGGGCACCAACGAGGTGTATCTG
This window contains:
- a CDS encoding calcium-binding protein encodes the protein MAPLPRIAWPLLLPILLLSCSDAGLYSIDGRGANRGDRANFSGTVCVPSAGGEAFPTKVLFSLQGGQGVEPEIVGYATDGLATLTSRFSGPFVKFGLVAYHTVATGIVGGFSDAETLQAALPRYATYQETGPVSIRAALQQAKTVLSGDMQTSCRGEVARTRYMVVVVIRSQDTSCANPAFNIGLDRACNALQDKTACSRCELTAVTGGVKALAQQFGAGEVVVQPIYVRGEVSDPVTRDHAAAIAHAGGTELLETDGQGLAITLTSLKYAARTNTLKLKRFLAFNRNVVVRAGQVLVDSDGDGLPDVDEDVKGTDPRVLDSDQDGLMDGVEVRVGLDPLIPNEITGCNVSLDEDGDRLNTCEERVLGTNPCIGDTDGDSLPDLVEALSQTNPQVPEDLLDSDRDGLSNIAEVEAHGDPLSADLDFHRERAYGYDLVETTAAADGRSCYTTRVENVSLGATRERPHPLIPGEVIRAGTNEVYLYLQAGRDNDPRGAGIGSLLIQPIQYDKEKGRTPSGILPLEPEAFIIGK